A section of the Leptotrichia buccalis C-1013-b genome encodes:
- a CDS encoding PadR family transcriptional regulator, whose product MDKIILGILMLHRMTAYELRNVIRNNFKSMCSDSLGSIQAALKKLLMLEMVTFEELVEKGVNKKRYSITDIGQKTLIKWIRIPIDMSKTKNLDIGKLLFMGYVSENEQKNLIDKIIDSLEEEYTALKRLRESIHIEKERETLKNYLLIDIEYQKRIKNLNKENDISENIKEISKFTLTTLDYGIDITAFNIEWFKKLKKRV is encoded by the coding sequence ATGGATAAAATAATTTTAGGAATTTTAATGTTACACAGAATGACCGCATATGAGCTTCGAAATGTAATCAGAAATAATTTTAAATCTATGTGTAGTGACAGTCTTGGGAGTATTCAGGCAGCTCTCAAAAAATTGCTTATGTTGGAAATGGTTACTTTTGAAGAGCTTGTTGAAAAAGGAGTAAATAAAAAAAGATACTCAATAACTGATATTGGACAAAAAACGTTAATAAAATGGATAAGGATTCCTATTGATATGTCAAAGACAAAAAATTTAGATATCGGAAAACTTCTTTTTATGGGATATGTTTCAGAAAATGAACAAAAGAATCTAATTGATAAAATCATTGATTCTTTAGAGGAGGAATATACGGCGCTAAAAAGATTAAGAGAATCAATACATATCGAAAAAGAAAGGGAAACACTTAAAAACTACCTGCTTATAGATATAGAATATCAAAAAAGAATTAAAAATTTAAATAAAGAAAACGATATATCTGAAAATATTAAAGAAATCAGTAAATTTACATTGACTACTTTAGATTATGGAATTGATATTACTGCTTTTAACATAGAATGGTTTAAAAAATTGAAGAAAAGAGTATAG
- a CDS encoding type II CAAX prenyl endopeptidase Rce1 family protein, translating into MNDTSKIKRNIIIFTIFSTACGWIGYLVDKLSGQAHYENVGTMAGEEPFGMLIWLASPLICTILLRIFGGDGWKGSGFSINFKNNKKLYLISFLVYPTVTLIVILLGLITKGVKFSNVNIGITTYIGILFAQIAIQFIKNIFEESVWRAYLTNQLLKLKLSDLKLYLLIGFIWWIWHLPYIMIFLSESEIQNTLPVGRLIFFFIGTIVVICWTVMYTEIFRVTKSMWSLVIMHTMEDAVINPLLLLGIVSVEKNQAFLFSLSVGIIPTILYLIVGLVIRNWRKRQEKQSKKESV; encoded by the coding sequence ATGAATGATACAAGTAAGATTAAACGAAATATAATTATCTTTACGATTTTTAGTACTGCTTGTGGCTGGATAGGATATCTTGTTGATAAATTGTCTGGTCAAGCTCATTATGAAAATGTTGGAACAATGGCAGGAGAAGAGCCTTTTGGAATGCTTATCTGGTTAGCATCTCCATTAATTTGTACAATTCTTCTTCGTATTTTTGGAGGAGATGGTTGGAAAGGCTCAGGATTTTCTATTAATTTTAAAAATAATAAAAAGTTATATTTGATTAGCTTTTTGGTATACCCCACTGTAACTTTAATTGTTATATTACTGGGATTAATAACGAAAGGTGTCAAATTTTCTAATGTAAATATTGGAATTACGACTTATATTGGGATTTTGTTTGCACAGATTGCCATTCAATTTATAAAAAATATATTTGAAGAGTCAGTTTGGAGAGCCTATCTTACAAATCAATTGTTAAAATTAAAATTATCCGATTTGAAATTATACTTACTTATCGGATTTATCTGGTGGATTTGGCACTTGCCTTATATTATGATATTTCTGTCCGAAAGTGAAATACAAAACACTTTACCTGTTGGAAGACTGATTTTTTTCTTTATTGGAACAATAGTAGTAATATGCTGGACGGTAATGTATACGGAAATTTTTAGAGTTACTAAATCTATGTGGTCATTAGTTATTATGCATACTATGGAAGATGCAGTGATAAATCCGTTGCTTCTTTTAGGAATTGTATCTGTAGAAAAAAATCAGGCGTTTCTTTTTTCACTTTCAGTAGGTATAATTCCGACAATTCTTTATTTGATAGTGGGATTAGTTATCAGAAATTGGAGAAAAAGACAAGAGAAACAAAGTAAAAAAGAAAGTGTATAA
- a CDS encoding CPBP family intramembrane glutamic endopeptidase, translating into MSFKDNTKKDSFLILFIIYILHLIFMIFVNNKISIIDSQIFKYVYMFRIHRWILSFPIIYYFVKTYKKYEYFKTNEKLNAKDFSVYFALAFWIGNFFSFLIVLMSSHKGRTPVVAIYEPLYTDIIMTVFVAPVLEEIVFRGVIMNNLKKYGIKTAIIINSIFFALSHYNTDMIIPAFFTGIIFSYVAYKYSIKYSILIHFFINAITKTSQVLAILRIDILLILIGLFSAFLIIFLLVFFIIRLLGGKYKEVLSVFKLSIEDRKNILDFMKNNLLYLLIIFMIVISNLVFNY; encoded by the coding sequence ATGAGTTTTAAGGATAATACAAAAAAAGATAGTTTCTTAATTTTATTTATAATTTATATACTTCATCTAATATTTATGATTTTTGTAAACAACAAAATATCAATCATAGATAGTCAGATATTTAAATATGTATACATGTTTAGAATACACAGATGGATACTTAGTTTTCCAATAATTTATTATTTTGTTAAAACTTATAAAAAATATGAATATTTTAAAACGAATGAAAAATTAAATGCAAAAGACTTTAGTGTATATTTTGCATTAGCCTTTTGGATAGGTAATTTTTTTAGTTTTTTAATTGTATTAATGAGCAGTCATAAAGGACGAACACCTGTAGTAGCAATATATGAACCTTTATATACAGATATAATAATGACAGTTTTTGTGGCACCAGTATTAGAAGAAATTGTATTTCGTGGAGTTATAATGAATAATTTGAAAAAATATGGAATTAAAACAGCAATAATTATTAATTCAATTTTTTTCGCATTATCTCATTATAATACAGATATGATTATTCCAGCGTTTTTCACAGGAATTATTTTTTCCTATGTTGCATACAAGTATTCAATAAAATATTCTATTTTAATACATTTTTTTATAAATGCAATAACAAAAACATCTCAAGTTTTAGCAATTTTAAGAATTGATATACTTCTAATTCTAATTGGTTTATTTTCTGCCTTTTTGATTATCTTTTTATTAGTATTTTTTATAATTAGATTGTTGGGAGGAAAGTACAAAGAGGTGCTTTCGGTTTTTAAACTGAGTATTGAAGATAGGAAAAATATACTTGACTTTATGAAGAATAATTTGTTATATTTACTGATAATATTTATGATTGTGATTTCTAATTTAGTGTTTAACTATTAA
- a CDS encoding DUF4431 domain-containing protein — protein MKKLAILSILLVTFSCGLNNQSNNDKKSEKNSTQKAKTSEQEVKEMVELWNKASSNGDFTVLENMLADKIEYYQQTVTRDYYIKDQKKFFEKNPVYGQVIKGDIDIQQISDTQYKAEFVKEVTTKKGTKDYPSYLVFKKIGNEWKLILESDMVSDANIEKKKKQKTESLNKSTYYYTNSQTLIGTFDIKKIFVEDGAENENGKTIYPYFLFLSSPIKVVPAVADDSENIVETGVTELHLVLDENLINYLKSNQAYGKKVKMTGELFHSNNAHHHSAVLMDVKNIEILN, from the coding sequence ATGAAAAAATTAGCTATATTATCAATATTATTGGTAACTTTTTCATGTGGTTTAAATAATCAAAGTAATAACGATAAAAAATCAGAAAAAAATTCTACGCAAAAAGCAAAGACTTCAGAGCAAGAAGTAAAAGAAATGGTTGAATTATGGAATAAGGCTTCAAGTAATGGAGATTTTACAGTTTTGGAAAATATGCTTGCAGATAAAATTGAATATTATCAGCAAACAGTCACAAGAGATTACTATATTAAAGATCAAAAAAAGTTTTTTGAAAAAAATCCTGTTTATGGACAAGTGATTAAAGGTGATATTGATATTCAGCAAATTTCAGATACGCAATATAAAGCAGAATTTGTAAAAGAAGTTACAACTAAAAAAGGGACGAAAGATTATCCGTCTTATTTAGTTTTCAAAAAAATAGGAAATGAATGGAAATTAATTCTAGAAAGTGATATGGTTTCTGATGCAAATATTGAGAAAAAGAAAAAACAGAAAACAGAAAGTCTTAATAAATCAACGTATTATTATACAAATAGCCAAACTTTAATCGGAACTTTTGACATAAAAAAAATATTTGTGGAAGATGGAGCAGAAAATGAAAATGGAAAAACAATTTATCCTTATTTCTTATTTTTAAGTTCGCCAATAAAAGTAGTTCCAGCTGTTGCAGATGATTCTGAAAATATAGTTGAGACAGGAGTAACAGAATTACATTTAGTTCTTGATGAAAATCTAATTAATTATTTGAAATCAAATCAAGCATACGGTAAAAAAGTTAAAATGACAGGCGAATTATTCCATTCAAATAATGCACATCATCATTCAGCTGTTTTAATGGATGTTAAAAATATTGAAATATTAAATTAA
- the trpS gene encoding tryptophan--tRNA ligase: protein MRSLSGIQPSGILHIGNYFGAIKQFVELQDEYEGFYFLANYHALTSSPKGEDLKSNTINVILDYVALGLDPEKSTLFLQSDVPEHAELSWILSNISPMGLLERAHSYKDKVAKGIKPNVGLFTYPILMAADILMYSPDIVPVGKDQKQHVEMTRDIATKFNETYGKEVFKLPKEKIVENVATVPGTDGDKMSKSYGNVINMFGSKKALKKQIMSIVTDSTPLEEPKNPDNNITKLYALFATEKEVEALKEKFRAGNFGYGHAKNELFDKFMDYFSPFQKKREELENNMDYIYGILREGANKARSIATAKMNEVRDVVGLLKKNY, encoded by the coding sequence ATGAGAAGTTTATCGGGAATACAGCCCAGCGGAATTTTACATATCGGAAATTATTTTGGAGCAATTAAACAGTTTGTGGAATTGCAAGATGAATATGAAGGATTTTACTTTTTAGCAAATTATCACGCTTTAACATCTTCGCCAAAAGGAGAAGATTTAAAATCTAATACAATAAATGTGATTTTGGATTATGTGGCTTTAGGTTTGGATCCTGAAAAGTCAACATTGTTTTTGCAGTCGGATGTGCCTGAACATGCTGAATTGTCTTGGATTTTATCAAATATTTCTCCAATGGGACTACTGGAAAGAGCTCATTCATACAAAGATAAAGTTGCAAAAGGGATTAAGCCAAATGTGGGGCTGTTTACTTATCCGATACTTATGGCGGCAGATATTTTGATGTACTCACCAGATATTGTGCCTGTTGGGAAGGATCAAAAGCAGCATGTGGAAATGACTCGTGATATTGCAACTAAATTTAACGAAACTTACGGCAAGGAAGTGTTTAAATTACCAAAGGAAAAAATTGTTGAAAATGTAGCGACTGTGCCAGGAACAGATGGCGATAAAATGAGCAAGTCCTATGGAAATGTAATAAATATGTTTGGTTCAAAAAAAGCATTGAAAAAACAGATAATGAGCATCGTAACAGATTCAACGCCTTTAGAAGAACCAAAAAATCCTGACAACAACATTACAAAATTATATGCTCTTTTTGCAACAGAAAAAGAAGTAGAAGCATTGAAGGAAAAATTCAGAGCTGGAAACTTTGGATATGGACACGCTAAAAATGAATTGTTTGACAAATTCATGGATTATTTTTCTCCATTCCAGAAAAAACGTGAAGAACTGGAAAATAATATGGACTATATATATGGAATTTTGCGAGAAGGTGCAAATAAGGCTAGAAGCATTGCAACTGCGAAGATGAATGAAGTTAGAGATGTTGTGGGACTTTTGAAGAAAAATTATTAA
- a CDS encoding N-6 DNA methylase: MKNKFFKVMCEELENEKNSKKIGILKTSLFLYMTVISKVVCEELEVLKDNNYLFLEYLNNIGFTYNLKENYLKNMKNLSSKIKIFEDTYKAIESRLNREELIEDAGAMEIDLKLDIFRGKCVKIAKNYIDKMINWSIIHNDNIVQLLSEILGIRNNEILYDINFFEENIFYSCEIEKNEIDTITNILFAIANLKNKEKISIILTKEITSKKLIYDLIKNNKKGIVEKSAIDSLTLKEKEEIVKSDKIQCIITVPFNNILKNQLVIFNEEKENKGHVFFIQTQDFFEKGNEKIKVENFKELLEIFNKKEDVNGVLRSVSNDIVLENECNFDILNYVFKIKEKINLEELMAEKNESYEIMMKKREKCDKLLRESLEIKK, from the coding sequence ATGAAGAATAAATTTTTTAAAGTTATGTGTGAGGAACTCGAAAATGAAAAAAATTCAAAAAAAATAGGTATACTTAAAACATCATTGTTTTTATATATGACTGTAATAAGTAAAGTTGTCTGCGAAGAATTAGAAGTTTTGAAAGATAATAATTATCTGTTTTTGGAATATTTAAATAATATAGGTTTTACGTACAATTTAAAAGAAAATTATCTAAAAAATATGAAAAATTTATCAAGTAAAATAAAGATATTTGAAGACACTTATAAAGCTATAGAAAGTCGTTTAAACAGGGAAGAGCTGATTGAAGATGCAGGAGCTATGGAAATAGATCTCAAACTGGATATTTTCAGAGGAAAATGTGTAAAAATAGCAAAAAATTATATTGACAAGATGATCAATTGGTCAATAATACATAATGATAACATAGTCCAGCTGTTATCAGAAATTCTTGGAATAAGAAACAATGAAATTTTATACGATATCAATTTTTTTGAAGAAAATATATTTTATAGCTGTGAAATAGAAAAAAATGAAATAGATACTATTACAAATATTTTATTTGCTATAGCAAATTTAAAAAATAAGGAAAAAATATCAATAATTTTAACAAAAGAAATAACTTCAAAAAAATTAATATACGATTTAATAAAAAATAATAAGAAAGGCATAGTGGAAAAAAGTGCTATTGATTCATTAACTTTAAAAGAAAAAGAAGAAATTGTAAAATCAGATAAAATTCAATGTATAATAACTGTGCCATTTAATAATATACTAAAAAATCAATTAGTAATATTTAACGAAGAAAAAGAAAATAAAGGACATGTATTCTTTATTCAAACTCAAGATTTTTTTGAAAAAGGAAACGAAAAAATCAAAGTAGAAAACTTCAAGGAATTATTAGAAATCTTTAATAAAAAAGAAGACGTTAATGGTGTCTTAAGATCAGTTTCTAATGACATAGTATTAGAGAATGAATGTAATTTTGATATTTTAAATTATGTTTTTAAAATAAAGGAAAAAATTAATCTGGAAGAATTAATGGCAGAAAAAAATGAAAGTTACGAAATAATGATGAAGAAAAGAGAAAAATGTGATAAATTACTACGAGAATCTTTAGAGATAAAAAAATAA
- a CDS encoding restriction endonuclease subunit S, with the protein MKLGDNVDIIAPLNVKTADSETGYFLLNPTMVNNGKIETFDYAEVPDRYKNGKNKIADKYFIKKDDVLFQAKGSKIDVVYVDKDYERVLPSTLYFILRPNEKINPKYLQWLLKTELVLLYFEKKYKTMGTVRAVNKGDIVELRVKMPEREVQDEMAKIITSFEDEEYSTMKYLKIKRKYIEERVIENNQVIIDEE; encoded by the coding sequence ATGAAATTAGGAGATAATGTAGATATAATAGCGCCATTAAATGTAAAAACAGCTGATTCTGAAACAGGATATTTTTTACTAAATCCAACAATGGTAAATAATGGAAAAATAGAAACTTTTGATTATGCAGAAGTTCCAGACAGATATAAAAATGGAAAAAATAAAATAGCCGATAAGTATTTCATAAAAAAGGATGATGTCCTATTTCAAGCTAAAGGAAGCAAAATAGATGTGGTATACGTGGATAAGGATTATGAAAGAGTCCTTCCGTCAACACTTTATTTTATTTTAAGACCAAACGAAAAAATAAACCCCAAATATCTTCAATGGCTTTTAAAAACGGAATTAGTATTATTGTATTTTGAAAAAAAATACAAGACAATGGGTACTGTCAGAGCTGTAAATAAAGGGGATATAGTAGAACTGCGTGTGAAGATGCCTGAAAGAGAAGTTCAGGATGAAATGGCTAAAATAATAACAAGTTTTGAAGATGAAGAATATAGTACAATGAAATATTTGAAGATAAAAAGAAAGTATATTGAAGAAAGAGTTATTGAGAATAATCAGGTGATAATAGATGAAGAATAA
- a CDS encoding Hsp70 family protein — protein MSKYVFGIDLGTTYSCIARVDETGRAEVIKNLEGENITPSVVAFEDDTVIVGSDAKEESSIKPETTVLLVKSYMGKEISMLDYNGEPKMPEEISSYILKKLARDASEQLGVEVKDVVITCPAYFGTAERTATKNAGKIAGLNVLEIISEPTAAAIYYGCTRKHDEKTVLVYDLGGGTFDVTVMRISADKIEVVCSDGDHDLGGKNWDETLMSYLINQFSQKVGYEVEPDEYLDQRLREMAEKLKKRLTATTKASGILEGDAKQEKLSVTREDFDRMTSIYLRETMNKVETVLEISKNKGYQIDEVLLVGGSTRMPQVKETLEAKFGKEKVHFLEPDEAVAKGAAIHAVNVYVNNQKNLSEKDFESEENIKVNIDGDIKELNAKDYKEKLSFSPEIMSLGGKAREVVMTTTKSFALNPIVNGRQIGYNMIIKNQLMNNGFLEVSKVFGTYLPNQETVDITIYENDSMEEYFELEENLKLGKVTLELPKNLPKGSPIEITLKLTKEGILEVKGLDKTSNKEVKVEMNTKGIMSKQELERIKNKVQGITLI, from the coding sequence ATGTCAAAATATGTATTTGGAATTGATCTAGGAACGACATATTCTTGCATAGCTCGTGTAGATGAAACAGGGAGAGCAGAAGTAATCAAAAACTTAGAAGGCGAAAACATAACCCCTTCTGTAGTAGCTTTTGAAGATGATACCGTAATCGTAGGAAGCGATGCGAAAGAGGAATCGAGTATAAAACCAGAAACAACCGTATTATTGGTAAAATCTTATATGGGTAAAGAAATTAGTATGCTTGATTACAATGGTGAGCCCAAAATGCCAGAAGAAATTTCATCATATATTTTAAAAAAACTTGCAAGAGATGCTTCGGAGCAGCTTGGAGTTGAAGTAAAAGATGTTGTGATAACTTGTCCTGCATATTTTGGAACAGCAGAACGTACAGCCACTAAAAATGCTGGTAAAATTGCTGGATTAAACGTATTAGAAATTATAAGCGAACCAACAGCTGCGGCGATATATTATGGCTGTACAAGAAAACATGATGAAAAAACAGTTTTAGTATATGATCTTGGTGGTGGGACATTTGACGTTACAGTTATGAGAATAAGTGCTGATAAGATAGAAGTTGTATGTTCTGATGGAGATCACGACTTAGGTGGTAAAAATTGGGATGAAACATTAATGTCTTATTTAATTAATCAGTTTAGTCAAAAAGTTGGCTATGAAGTTGAACCTGATGAATATTTGGATCAAAGATTAAGAGAAATGGCTGAAAAATTAAAAAAAAGACTAACTGCAACCACTAAGGCAAGCGGAATATTAGAAGGCGATGCAAAACAGGAAAAATTATCAGTAACGAGAGAAGATTTTGATAGAATGACATCAATATATCTTAGAGAAACAATGAATAAAGTGGAAACTGTACTTGAAATATCTAAAAATAAGGGATACCAAATTGATGAGGTTCTTTTGGTCGGTGGTTCGACAAGGATGCCACAAGTAAAGGAAACTTTAGAGGCAAAATTTGGAAAGGAAAAAGTACATTTCCTTGAACCTGACGAAGCTGTAGCTAAAGGTGCAGCAATTCATGCTGTAAACGTTTATGTAAATAATCAAAAAAATCTTTCAGAAAAGGATTTTGAATCTGAAGAAAATATAAAAGTAAATATTGATGGAGATATAAAAGAATTAAATGCGAAAGACTACAAAGAAAAATTGAGTTTCTCTCCAGAAATAATGAGTTTAGGAGGAAAAGCAAGAGAAGTTGTTATGACAACAACAAAAAGTTTTGCTTTAAATCCTATTGTAAATGGAAGACAAATTGGTTATAATATGATTATAAAAAATCAGCTTATGAATAATGGTTTCTTAGAGGTTTCAAAAGTTTTCGGAACTTATCTTCCAAATCAGGAAACAGTAGATATAACAATATATGAAAATGACAGTATGGAGGAGTATTTTGAACTGGAAGAAAATTTAAAACTAGGGAAGGTAACCTTGGAATTACCTAAAAATCTTCCGAAAGGTTCTCCAATAGAAATAACTTTAAAATTAACTAAGGAAGGAATCCTTGAGGTAAAAGGGCTTGACAAAACTAGTAATAAGGAAGTAAAAGTTGAGATGAATACAAAAGGAATTATGTCGAAACAAGAACTAGAGAGAATAAAAAACAAAGTTCAAGGCATAACATTGATATAA
- the grpE gene encoding nucleotide exchange factor GrpE, whose amino-acid sequence MEAEKIKKRGVSKIFHPALKNEAVKLDAEEKSVFEEIQELNEKMDVMNDTVSQKILNIDFEKNIVDKLHKELQDYKDDLYFQLIKPLIMDLINMRERMRRAVKHSSKETDEKKVEMLESYVEEIETILENNNIEIYETKKEKDDYKVKKQRIVKQIKTSDEKLHGKICNILTNGYIYTEKNKIIFPEKVEVYVYKNN is encoded by the coding sequence ATGGAAGCAGAAAAAATTAAGAAAAGGGGCGTATCAAAAATATTTCATCCAGCTTTAAAAAATGAAGCAGTAAAATTGGATGCTGAAGAAAAAAGTGTATTTGAAGAGATTCAGGAACTTAATGAAAAAATGGATGTTATGAATGATACGGTTTCTCAAAAAATCTTAAATATAGATTTTGAAAAAAATATAGTCGACAAATTGCACAAGGAACTTCAAGACTATAAAGATGATCTTTATTTTCAGCTTATAAAACCTCTTATAATGGATTTGATAAATATGAGGGAAAGGATGAGAAGAGCTGTAAAACATTCTTCCAAAGAAACTGATGAAAAAAAAGTTGAAATGCTTGAAAGTTATGTGGAAGAAATTGAAACTATTTTAGAAAATAATAATATAGAAATTTACGAAACTAAAAAAGAAAAAGATGATTACAAGGTAAAGAAACAACGTATAGTAAAACAAATAAAAACATCAGATGAAAAATTACATGGAAAAATTTGTAATATTTTAACGAATGGATATATTTATACAGAAAAAAATAAAATTATCTTTCCAGAAAAAGTAGAAGTATATGTTTATAAAAACAATTAA
- a CDS encoding DKNYY domain-containing protein — protein MKSKFFKVVLGVFILANLGMAEYVKRNNEIYYKYSKEDDIGIKVKNVDLNTFKILNDRYAKDDKSVYFSGNKSYEDVDSKTFEVLPNYYSKDKNNVYRPINEWIHKINGANPKTIKALGYFYSKDDKNVFYGSDKILNADVNSFVVLEGDHSYAKDKNSVYYSGEKIEGANPKTFKIISDGMYSKDDKNVYATVDIIKGADPQTFRRISETNYARDKNNLYYYFGDVKNLGKINEKDFKVLDSDLIKNGNEIYYLGEKANIKNPEKFEPIKVSDDKRILYGKDDENVYAVTSDEKHGYFKVVKNADKDTFEVIEKDTRYSKDKNNVYYAGYNVVQLQDVDKNSFTIVEDEDFSYDKKNVYYAGRKLNDISPNGFKVIRLVNRRNIPLNFLNDNKNIYKLIDVFDEETGELKSVKTAVVKSPKVDSKTFEIFSYSENYFRDKNNVYYENELYKMGLKKIADADRNSFEVLNDEFSKDKNNVYYYGNKMKGISPVGLEFVDSNFKNGEDIISFFKTKDKVYALKTRTGKEAYEIVPLNFDATSFKDSNADYSYGSKFEGYFQDKNEVYYFDMSKLDKLTPNNIFSKVEGADTSSFVQLMFGYAKDKNKVYRGNQEIKGADPESFKIIETSGKVIVKDKNRAYREIKEEF, from the coding sequence ATGAAAAGTAAATTTTTTAAAGTTGTATTAGGGGTATTTATTTTAGCTAATTTGGGAATGGCGGAATATGTGAAAAGAAATAATGAAATTTATTATAAGTATTCTAAAGAAGACGATATAGGGATTAAAGTAAAAAATGTCGATTTAAATACATTTAAAATATTGAATGATAGATATGCAAAAGATGATAAAAGTGTTTATTTTTCAGGAAATAAATCGTATGAAGATGTGGACAGTAAAACTTTTGAAGTGCTGCCAAACTATTATTCAAAAGATAAAAATAATGTTTATAGGCCAATTAATGAATGGATTCACAAAATAAATGGAGCAAATCCAAAAACAATAAAAGCTTTGGGTTATTTTTATTCAAAAGATGATAAAAATGTGTTCTATGGCTCAGATAAAATTTTAAATGCAGATGTAAATTCGTTTGTGGTTCTGGAAGGAGACCATAGTTATGCAAAAGATAAGAATTCAGTCTATTATTCAGGAGAAAAAATTGAAGGTGCAAATCCAAAAACATTTAAAATAATTTCGGATGGAATGTATTCAAAGGATGATAAAAATGTGTATGCGACAGTAGACATTATAAAAGGTGCAGACCCTCAAACTTTTAGAAGAATTTCTGAAACAAATTATGCCAGAGATAAGAATAACCTGTATTATTACTTTGGAGATGTTAAAAATCTTGGGAAAATAAATGAAAAAGATTTTAAAGTTTTGGATAGTGATTTGATTAAAAATGGAAATGAAATCTACTATTTGGGAGAAAAAGCGAATATAAAAAATCCTGAAAAATTTGAGCCAATAAAAGTTTCAGATGATAAACGTATTCTTTATGGAAAAGATGATGAAAATGTATATGCAGTAACGTCAGATGAAAAGCATGGATATTTCAAGGTTGTAAAAAATGCTGATAAAGATACTTTTGAAGTAATAGAGAAAGATACCAGATATTCAAAAGATAAAAATAATGTTTATTATGCAGGGTATAATGTTGTGCAGTTACAGGATGTAGATAAAAATAGTTTTACTATTGTAGAAGATGAAGATTTTTCATACGATAAAAAAAATGTTTATTATGCAGGAAGAAAACTAAATGATATAAGCCCAAATGGCTTTAAAGTTATAAGGCTGGTTAATAGACGAAATATACCACTTAATTTTTTAAATGACAATAAGAATATATACAAACTTATTGACGTATTTGATGAAGAAACTGGCGAGCTAAAAAGTGTAAAAACAGCCGTTGTAAAAAGTCCTAAAGTAGATTCTAAAACTTTTGAAATATTTAGTTATTCGGAAAATTATTTCCGTGATAAAAATAATGTGTATTATGAAAATGAATTGTATAAAATGGGCTTGAAAAAAATAGCAGATGCAGATAGAAACAGTTTTGAGGTTTTGAATGATGAATTTTCAAAAGACAAAAACAATGTTTATTATTATGGAAATAAAATGAAAGGTATAAGTCCAGTTGGATTAGAGTTTGTGGATAGTAACTTTAAAAATGGTGAAGATATTATTTCTTTTTTTAAAACTAAAGATAAAGTTTATGCCTTGAAAACTAGAACTGGTAAAGAAGCATACGAAATAGTCCCTTTAAATTTTGACGCAACTTCTTTTAAAGATTCCAATGCTGATTATTCGTATGGATCTAAATTTGAGGGTTATTTTCAGGACAAAAACGAAGTTTATTATTTTGACATGTCTAAATTGGATAAATTAACTCCAAATAATATTTTTTCAAAAGTAGAAGGTGCTGATACTTCGTCATTTGTACAGTTAATGTTTGGTTATGCAAAGGATAAGAACAAGGTATATCGTGGGAATCAGGAAATTAAAGGTGCAGATCCAGAAAGTTTTAAAATAATTGAGACAAGCGGGAAAGTTATAGTAAAGGATAAAAATAGGGCTTATAGGGAAATAAAAGAAGAATTTTAA